The following coding sequences lie in one Acaryochloris sp. CCMEE 5410 genomic window:
- a CDS encoding DUF4277 domain-containing protein: protein MADQLTVTTERIDDVVLLLHMMMQMGLPEVLNKHLPRHWKQEGLDWGWVIVIWLSYILSEGDHRKVVVRDWVKQRSTMIAQVCGLTLRETDFTDDRLGIVLSKLSQPEYWQQIEGTLIVKPSVFIS, encoded by the coding sequence ATGGCAGATCAACTTACTGTTACGACTGAGCGTATTGATGATGTAGTGCTCCTGCTGCACATGATGATGCAAATGGGCTTACCAGAAGTGCTCAACAAACATCTTCCCCGCCACTGGAAACAGGAAGGCTTAGATTGGGGGTGGGTGATTGTGATCTGGCTTTCCTACATCCTTTCCGAAGGCGACCACCGCAAAGTAGTCGTTCGAGACTGGGTCAAGCAACGCAGCACCATGATTGCCCAAGTCTGTGGTCTGACATTACGGGAGACAGACTTTACCGATGACCGCCTGGGCATCGTATTGAGTAAGTTGAGTCAGCCAGAGTACTGGCAACAAATTGAGGGGACCTTAATAGTCAAACCCTCCGTATTTATAAGTTAG
- a CDS encoding filamentous hemagglutinin N-terminal domain-containing protein, with protein sequence MQSYFYKKTIVNIVCIKFFLLIYTLFIELAFASAQIIPDTSLGNERSVVIPNQIINSTPSDLIQGGANRGSSQFHSFQEFSIETGRGAYFTNPTGIDAILARVTGSSRSNLFEKLGVLGKADLFLLNPNGIVFGPDATLDLNGSFLATTADYFKLQDGTIFSGSSAKPLLSVKDPQIIGLGFNGSTSSIEVQGPGHNFFSTGTPFLPPSTSGALPTGLQVKPTKTLSLIGGNVNFEGGVLTSPSGQIEIGSIISGELKLDSGLPLEVSFSELKNVKQGNIRLAKLSLLNASGLGNSKINVFGENVTITDSSLALIDNYGANSGGNISVSAEDTVSLVGDTQFTPQFPGFFRSLRGLLTQAFSTGKGADIKISSKKLLVDFKSTVFTRSFSSATAGNIKINSEKSVEVTGESSFDPLFPIGSIVGTTASANGRAGDILLSTQNLAVKDGGQLSNTGYVNADGGDTIIEAENISVTGFNPVGIIASAITSQSNGNGDGGSVVISTRTLTVDNGGRITASTFANGSAGNVTIQASDFVKVSGRIPGSINPSLIDSSANLLDPVTRIGLGLPPTPTGESGSVFIKTRNLEVSDGADITVKNDGPGNAGQLKIVAKNITVTNSGRISGITNGGNGGNVVLFADILLLENGSISASAIKQGKGGNITAIADFVVALGNSSITAEAEDAQGGNILINALAVYFGPDVLVSVSSDAGLQSNGNVDIIVEEIDSEETTAPAPDITSTPKIASVCNPSGKISEFVVLGTGGLPEDTHSQSSKIWKWEVGSSDFAKIPSKVKSSTPLVVEATGWQKLEDGNYRLIVKPSKASNSVAANPISCDQPSQNIQPQA encoded by the coding sequence ATGCAGAGTTATTTCTATAAAAAGACAATAGTAAATATCGTATGTATTAAGTTTTTTTTATTAATATATACTCTATTCATTGAACTCGCTTTTGCTAGCGCTCAGATAATACCAGATACAAGCTTGGGGAATGAGCGATCTGTAGTAATTCCAAATCAAATTATCAACAGTACTCCAAGTGATTTAATCCAAGGTGGAGCAAATCGTGGATCATCTCAGTTTCATAGTTTTCAAGAGTTTAGTATAGAGACAGGTCGAGGGGCATATTTTACTAATCCAACTGGTATAGATGCCATCCTGGCCCGAGTAACAGGCAGCAGTCGTTCAAATTTATTTGAAAAGCTAGGAGTCTTAGGTAAAGCTGACTTATTTCTACTGAACCCAAATGGAATCGTCTTTGGGCCAGATGCTACCTTGGATCTAAATGGTTCATTTCTAGCAACAACTGCTGATTATTTTAAGTTACAAGACGGGACAATTTTTAGCGGGAGTTCAGCAAAGCCACTCTTAAGCGTTAAAGATCCTCAGATCATTGGGTTAGGTTTTAATGGAAGTACTAGTTCGATAGAAGTACAAGGGCCAGGTCACAACTTCTTTTCAACTGGTACTCCATTTCTACCTCCTTCAACAAGTGGAGCATTACCAACAGGATTACAAGTTAAACCCACAAAAACTTTATCTTTAATCGGTGGGAACGTAAATTTTGAAGGAGGAGTGTTAACTAGTCCTTCAGGTCAAATTGAAATCGGTAGTATTATTTCTGGTGAACTCAAGCTCGATAGTGGTTTGCCTTTAGAAGTGTCATTTTCAGAATTAAAGAATGTAAAACAAGGAAACATTAGACTTGCAAAACTATCATTACTAAATGCAAGTGGATTGGGTAATAGTAAAATTAATGTATTTGGCGAAAATGTTACTATCACTGATTCCTCACTTGCTTTAATTGACAATTATGGTGCTAATTCTGGAGGGAATATAAGTGTTTCGGCAGAAGATACTGTTTCTCTAGTAGGTGACACCCAATTCACCCCTCAGTTCCCAGGCTTTTTTCGATCTTTGAGAGGTTTGCTTACTCAAGCTTTTTCTACAGGGAAAGGAGCTGATATAAAGATTTCATCAAAAAAATTACTCGTTGATTTTAAGTCAACCGTTTTTACTCGCTCTTTTAGCTCTGCCACCGCTGGTAATATCAAAATCAACTCGGAAAAATCAGTAGAAGTTACAGGTGAATCTTCCTTTGATCCTCTATTCCCCATTGGAAGTATTGTTGGGACAACTGCATCTGCAAATGGTCGTGCTGGAGACATCTTGTTGAGTACCCAGAATCTTGCTGTCAAAGATGGTGGTCAACTCAGCAACACAGGATATGTCAATGCTGATGGTGGGGATACGATTATAGAGGCTGAGAATATATCTGTAACTGGTTTTAACCCAGTTGGTATTATTGCAAGTGCAATTACATCTCAATCTAATGGAAATGGAGACGGTGGCAGCGTCGTTATAAGCACTCGCACTTTAACAGTGGATAATGGTGGACGTATAACTGCATCAACTTTCGCTAACGGATCAGCCGGGAATGTGACGATCCAAGCCTCGGATTTCGTCAAAGTAAGTGGTAGAATCCCTGGTTCTATTAATCCAAGCCTAATTGATTCTTCTGCCAATCTTCTTGATCCAGTTACTCGGATTGGTCTTGGTTTACCTCCAACTCCCACTGGTGAATCTGGAAGTGTGTTTATAAAAACAAGAAATTTGGAAGTCTCTGACGGAGCAGATATTACTGTCAAGAATGATGGGCCAGGTAACGCAGGGCAACTTAAGATTGTTGCTAAGAATATCACGGTCACCAATAGTGGGAGAATTTCGGGCATCACAAATGGTGGTAATGGTGGCAATGTCGTTCTCTTTGCCGATATTTTGCTCCTTGAAAACGGTTCGATATCTGCGTCAGCGATAAAACAGGGTAAGGGTGGAAATATAACTGCTATTGCTGATTTCGTGGTTGCCCTAGGAAATAGCAGTATTACTGCTGAGGCTGAAGATGCTCAAGGTGGCAATATTTTGATTAATGCCCTAGCGGTCTACTTTGGTCCTGATGTTTTAGTCAGTGTCTCTTCGGATGCGGGTTTACAGTCTAATGGCAACGTGGATATCATTGTTGAGGAAATAGATTCAGAAGAAACAACTGCCCCTGCCCCCGATATTACTTCCACACCTAAGATCGCTTCGGTTTGTAATCCTTCAGGTAAAATCAGCGAATTTGTGGTTCTAGGCACTGGTGGACTTCCAGAGGACACTCACTCTCAATCATCTAAGATTTGGAAATGGGAGGTCGGATCATCTGATTTCGCGAAAATCCCCTCCAAAGTGAAATCATCCACCCCCCTTGTTGTTGAGGCTACAGGGTGGCAAAAGCTGGAGGATGGAAACTATAGATTGATTGTTAAACCAAGTAAAGCCTCAAACTCAGTTGCGGCTAATCCAATAAGCTGCGATCAACCCTCCCAGAATATCCAACCTCAAGCCTAA
- a CDS encoding cytochrome P450, which yields MTTNSHPKNNIPGSYGYPIAGELFSLVTNEQLFYWKRYQKYGAIYKTSFLGKKTVIIAGPEINRAVLKDQAYKFSSYSGWQGLEPLIGKGLLLQDGLEHQHSRKLIFPAFSKCAISQYFTKIKSIVEDFLKEYCLDTDKKLISVSRALTLKIIINILLTSNHKIDIDKTSQLFHYLIDGMLAYIRLDIPFITYGKALKARRDLFDELEIIVKDTQGKTLSHDDSSVIDFLVHSTDESGNSLSNNEIISQIFQLVLGGHETTAKLLCWTIIMLSRHIDWQSKLRNEYYEVVGDSGLTVDHLPRLKLMDAVLKEVERLYPPLYFIPRGIISDFEFSGFTFTSDWLIHLSPLITHRMSSIYTNPHDFDPERFLPPREEHNRYPYSLIGFGGGKHFCLGNELANVEMKIILATLITNYSFDIFPNVYFDSICKGKRIANKFFFRTCTLH from the coding sequence ATGACTACAAACTCCCATCCAAAAAATAATATTCCGGGAAGCTATGGCTATCCAATTGCTGGTGAATTGTTTAGCTTAGTCACAAATGAGCAATTATTTTATTGGAAACGTTATCAAAAATATGGTGCTATATATAAGACAAGTTTCTTAGGGAAGAAAACAGTTATAATAGCTGGCCCAGAAATTAATAGAGCTGTACTAAAAGATCAAGCATACAAATTCTCTTCATATTCGGGCTGGCAAGGATTAGAGCCATTGATAGGTAAAGGGTTGTTATTGCAAGATGGTCTTGAACATCAACATTCTAGAAAACTAATATTTCCAGCTTTCAGCAAGTGTGCTATATCGCAATATTTCACTAAAATTAAATCTATTGTAGAGGACTTTTTGAAAGAATATTGTCTAGATACAGATAAAAAACTTATTTCAGTATCTCGTGCTCTCACATTGAAGATTATCATAAATATACTGCTAACGTCTAATCATAAGATAGATATCGATAAGACTAGTCAATTATTCCATTATCTTATAGATGGGATGCTTGCATATATTCGATTAGATATCCCATTTATAACGTATGGTAAAGCTTTAAAAGCGCGTAGAGATTTATTTGATGAATTGGAAATTATAGTTAAAGATACACAAGGTAAAACTCTCTCTCACGATGATTCAAGTGTAATAGACTTTCTTGTACATTCTACAGATGAATCTGGAAATTCATTGTCAAATAATGAAATAATCTCTCAAATTTTTCAACTAGTACTAGGAGGCCATGAAACCACAGCGAAGCTGTTGTGCTGGACAATCATAATGTTGTCAAGACATATTGATTGGCAATCTAAGCTCAGAAATGAATATTATGAAGTTGTAGGTGACTCTGGTTTAACAGTTGATCATCTACCTAGGCTAAAGCTCATGGATGCAGTACTGAAAGAAGTTGAGAGATTATATCCACCGCTATATTTTATCCCTCGTGGCATCATCAGCGATTTTGAGTTCTCGGGTTTTACCTTTACATCTGACTGGTTAATTCACTTATCTCCATTAATCACACATCGAATGTCGAGTATATACACTAATCCTCATGACTTCGATCCTGAGCGTTTCTTACCACCTAGAGAAGAGCATAATCGTTATCCATATTCTTTGATTGGATTTGGAGGTGGTAAACATTTTTGCCTAGGAAATGAATTAGCAAATGTTGAAATGAAAATTATACTTGCAACACTGATAACGAATTATAGTTTCGATATTTTCCCAAATGTTTACTTTGACTCAATCTGCAAAGGTAAAAGAATTGCTAATAAATTTTTCTTTCGAACTTGTACCCTGCACTAG
- a CDS encoding prolyl oligopeptidase family serine peptidase produces the protein MTETALYGSWKSPITSELIVSNSIRLGGIQLDGSDIYWCEFRPTENGRSLIVRRTADGEITDVTPTSFNVRTRVHEYGGGAYWVDQGDLFFANFLDQRLYQQSLCTSPEPLTPEKPLRYADGIVDRLRRQLICVREDHTQNDQAVINTIVAISLDDQTQTVLASGCDFYSTPRLNPKGTQLAWLSWNHPNLPWDGTELWVAEIADDGTLAKPQKVAGGLSESIFQPQWSPEGVLYFIGDSTGWWNLYRWQNQTVKPLYPLEAEFGEPQWAFGMSTYGFASANSLVCTYKLDGVQHLAQLDTTHLTLTEIETPYSSMSGLKVGADFVVFLGSTPSQPSVLVHLNLLTGQLTELRRSSLLEIEVGYLSIPENITFPTSHNLSAYGIYYPPRNRDYIAPENTHPPLLVRSHGGPTAATSSNFNPVIQYWTSRGFAVLDVNYGGSTGYGRAYRERLKGNWGIVDIDDCINGAKYLVAQGKADPEHLAIDGGSSGGYTTLGALTFHDVFKAGASYYGISDMVALARDTHKFESRYIDSLVGPYPECKDLYNARSPINFTDQLSCPVIFLQGDEDKIVLPNQSELMVSALRKKNIPVAYLLFEGEQHGFRKADNIKRALDAEFYFYSRVFGFEPAEEIEAVEIWGIEKEESIAPEVDRINTELSGDN, from the coding sequence ATGACTGAAACAGCACTCTACGGCTCTTGGAAATCGCCAATTACCTCTGAGTTGATTGTGTCTAACTCCATTCGGCTTGGGGGTATACAGCTCGACGGCAGTGATATTTATTGGTGTGAGTTTCGACCCACCGAGAATGGTCGGAGCTTAATTGTGCGCCGCACAGCTGATGGTGAAATAACTGATGTTACACCCACCTCATTTAATGTCCGTACCCGTGTTCATGAGTATGGTGGTGGGGCTTACTGGGTTGATCAAGGCGATTTATTTTTTGCCAATTTTCTAGACCAGAGACTTTATCAACAGTCGTTGTGCACATCTCCAGAACCGCTTACCCCCGAGAAACCATTACGGTATGCCGATGGTATAGTTGATCGCCTCCGGCGGCAACTGATCTGTGTACGCGAAGATCATACCCAAAACGACCAAGCGGTCATCAACACAATTGTTGCAATATCACTGGACGACCAGACTCAAACCGTGTTGGCCTCGGGGTGTGATTTTTATTCAACCCCTCGCCTTAACCCCAAAGGAACTCAACTGGCCTGGCTGAGTTGGAATCATCCTAATCTGCCCTGGGATGGGACCGAACTCTGGGTTGCCGAGATTGCGGATGATGGAACACTAGCCAAGCCTCAAAAGGTTGCTGGTGGCCTGAGCGAATCAATCTTTCAGCCCCAGTGGTCACCTGAGGGAGTTTTATACTTTATCGGAGATTCCACTGGCTGGTGGAATCTCTATCGCTGGCAAAATCAAACGGTTAAACCTCTCTACCCCCTGGAGGCTGAATTTGGCGAACCTCAGTGGGCATTTGGCATGTCAACCTACGGATTTGCCTCTGCCAATAGCTTAGTGTGTACCTACAAACTCGATGGTGTCCAACATTTGGCCCAATTGGATACGACTCATCTCACTCTCACTGAGATTGAAACACCTTATTCCAGTATGAGTGGCCTCAAGGTCGGGGCTGATTTTGTTGTGTTCTTAGGGAGCACTCCTAGCCAGCCAAGTGTACTTGTCCATCTGAATTTGTTAACAGGACAGCTTACTGAGCTTAGACGTTCTAGCCTTTTAGAGATTGAGGTTGGTTACCTATCCATCCCGGAAAACATTACGTTTCCGACTAGTCACAATCTCTCCGCCTATGGCATCTATTACCCACCCAGAAACAGAGACTACATTGCTCCTGAGAATACCCATCCCCCCTTGTTAGTGAGAAGTCACGGAGGACCGACAGCGGCGACTTCCTCCAACTTTAATCCAGTTATTCAATATTGGACCAGTCGTGGATTTGCTGTGTTGGATGTGAACTATGGTGGCAGTACGGGTTATGGTCGAGCCTACCGTGAGCGACTTAAGGGGAACTGGGGCATTGTTGATATTGATGATTGTATCAACGGGGCAAAATATCTAGTGGCTCAGGGCAAAGCTGACCCCGAGCATCTGGCTATTGACGGCGGCAGTTCCGGGGGCTACACCACTCTAGGAGCACTAACTTTTCATGATGTTTTCAAAGCGGGAGCCAGCTACTATGGCATCAGTGACATGGTAGCCTTGGCCCGTGATACTCATAAGTTTGAGTCACGCTATATCGATAGCCTGGTTGGTCCCTACCCCGAATGTAAAGACCTCTACAACGCACGATCTCCTATCAATTTTACTGACCAGCTTTCCTGCCCTGTAATTTTTCTACAGGGCGATGAAGACAAGATTGTGTTGCCCAACCAGTCTGAGTTAATGGTTAGTGCCTTACGAAAAAAGAACATTCCAGTAGCTTATTTGTTGTTTGAAGGAGAACAGCACGGTTTTCGTAAAGCAGACAATATCAAGCGGGCTTTGGACGCTGAGTTTTATTTTTACAGTCGGGTGTTTGGGTTTGAGCCTGCTGAGGAGATTGAAGCCGTGGAGATTTGGGGAATAGAGAAAGAGGAATCTATAGCCCCTGAGGTAGACAGAATCAATACTGAATTGTCAGGTGACAATTAG
- a CDS encoding tyrosine-type recombinase/integrase translates to MAESGLVRLEIDESAVDVDLLRAVLVEKTKPSTREGYTKDLVDFFLFVTQGEMVYGVEGPKRKSEIKAQVKRELSRLSQSFVGIGRLKALELAARYRECMMQRGLQANTINRRLSAVKSMVRMARRLEMCDWTLAEVDGLTVKPYRDTRGITASQFRLMMVFVNRFSLAGARDFAMLTLLWEAGLRRSELVGCDARHFDSEQKRLSILGKGRNEREWIDLTESGVRAISEWLELREVYGLTEPLFISLDRANWGSRLSGTSVYRIVRALAKKAGVSENFGPHKVRHSGTTTYLEMTGGDLRGAQAYSRHANLNTLKFYDDNRKQLQKKASAKLAEKISWNQTSDKSSD, encoded by the coding sequence ATGGCAGAATCTGGGTTAGTTCGCTTAGAAATCGATGAGTCGGCAGTTGATGTCGATTTGCTTAGAGCAGTCTTGGTGGAGAAAACCAAACCCTCCACGCGGGAAGGGTATACCAAGGATCTGGTGGACTTCTTTTTATTCGTGACCCAAGGGGAAATGGTCTATGGAGTTGAGGGACCGAAGCGAAAAAGTGAGATAAAGGCGCAGGTGAAGAGGGAATTATCTAGGCTTAGTCAATCCTTTGTGGGGATTGGCCGATTGAAAGCTTTGGAATTAGCCGCTCGGTATCGGGAATGCATGATGCAGCGAGGGTTGCAGGCAAATACCATCAATCGGCGGTTGTCCGCAGTGAAGTCCATGGTGCGGATGGCCAGACGTTTGGAAATGTGTGATTGGACTTTGGCGGAAGTAGATGGCCTAACAGTAAAACCTTATCGGGATACTCGGGGAATTACAGCCTCTCAATTTCGACTGATGATGGTGTTCGTCAATCGGTTTTCTTTGGCTGGGGCTCGGGATTTCGCAATGTTGACGCTGTTGTGGGAGGCGGGATTGCGACGGTCTGAGCTGGTGGGCTGTGATGCCCGTCATTTTGACTCGGAGCAGAAACGGTTATCGATTTTGGGGAAAGGAAGGAACGAAAGAGAGTGGATTGATTTGACGGAAAGTGGGGTACGAGCCATTTCAGAGTGGCTGGAACTGCGAGAAGTTTATGGCCTCACGGAGCCGTTGTTTATCTCGTTGGATCGGGCGAATTGGGGGTCGAGGTTGTCGGGGACGTCGGTATATCGAATTGTCCGAGCTCTAGCAAAGAAGGCTGGGGTGAGCGAGAACTTTGGGCCTCATAAGGTACGTCATAGTGGCACAACGACTTATCTAGAAATGACGGGTGGGGACTTAAGGGGGGCACAGGCGTATTCCCGACATGCCAATCTGAATACGCTCAAGTTCTATGATGACAATCGCAAGCAGCTTCAGAAGAAGGCTTCAGCGAAGTTGGCTGAGAAGATTTCGTGGAATCAGACCTCAGATAAGTCGTCAGATTAA
- a CDS encoding DUF4351 domain-containing protein, with protein sequence MPKVSDIGGKRLLGLAPDAWAQWVTQQADVVALEILGSEFQWVSRENHVLMKAESPIHGKFLILTELQLRYTDKMPLRMRAYAALAQESYGLPVYPVLVNILPHSTQVVVEDRFESNFLGLQARQDYYVINLWDIEAELVFERSLDTLLPFVPILKNGGNQQTVRRALEQLQLNEELVELESLLGFFASFVLDTELVRQIMRWDMTVLRESPWYQEIRQESLQEGREEGREEGEQTGALREAQSLVLRQLNRRIGDISPELRSQLQSLSLEQLETLGEALLDFTKPADLVNWLAQHQSK encoded by the coding sequence GTGCCCAAAGTTTCAGACATTGGCGGTAAACGATTGTTGGGATTGGCTCCCGATGCTTGGGCACAGTGGGTCACACAACAAGCTGATGTCGTCGCGCTCGAAATTCTGGGGTCCGAATTTCAGTGGGTCAGTCGTGAAAACCATGTCCTCATGAAGGCGGAAAGCCCCATTCACGGAAAGTTTTTGATTCTCACTGAGCTGCAACTCCGATACACGGACAAAATGCCCTTGAGAATGAGAGCCTATGCTGCCCTCGCTCAGGAAAGTTATGGCTTACCTGTCTATCCAGTGTTGGTTAATATTCTGCCGCACTCTACCCAAGTTGTCGTAGAAGATCGCTTTGAATCCAATTTCCTCGGTCTTCAGGCTCGGCAAGATTACTACGTCATAAACTTGTGGGATATCGAAGCAGAACTTGTGTTCGAGCGATCCCTGGATACCTTATTGCCCTTTGTCCCGATTCTCAAGAATGGTGGAAATCAGCAGACTGTCAGGCGGGCCTTGGAGCAGTTGCAACTGAATGAGGAATTGGTTGAGTTAGAATCTCTATTAGGATTCTTTGCTAGCTTTGTTCTGGATACAGAGCTGGTCCGGCAGATTATGAGGTGGGATATGACAGTGTTACGAGAGTCACCTTGGTATCAAGAAATTCGGCAGGAGTCTCTGCAAGAAGGCCGCGAAGAGGGCCGTGAAGAAGGTGAACAGACTGGTGCTCTGCGAGAAGCTCAATCACTTGTCCTCCGCCAACTTAACCGTCGCATTGGTGACATTTCCCCAGAGTTGCGATCGCAACTCCAATCCCTCTCCCTCGAACAGCTCGAAACTTTGGGTGAAGCCTTGCTCGACTTTACAAAACCTGCAGACCTAGTGAACTGGTTGGCACAACATCAATCCAAGTAA
- a CDS encoding YegP family protein has product MTGKFEIKTATDRQFHFNLVATNGQVILSSQLYTAKASAQNGIESVKVNAPIDSQYDRRMSKSDEPYFVLKAANGEIIGTSEMYSSKQAMENGIDSVKHNAPEAGVEDLTLSS; this is encoded by the coding sequence ATGACTGGCAAATTTGAGATAAAAACAGCTACTGATAGGCAATTCCACTTCAATCTGGTCGCAACAAATGGGCAGGTTATTCTCTCAAGTCAGTTATACACCGCTAAAGCGAGTGCCCAGAATGGTATTGAATCCGTGAAAGTTAATGCTCCAATTGATAGTCAATACGACCGAAGAATGTCTAAGAGCGATGAACCCTATTTTGTACTGAAGGCAGCTAATGGTGAGATTATCGGCACGAGTGAGATGTATTCCTCCAAGCAGGCAATGGAGAATGGGATTGACTCTGTTAAGCACAATGCCCCAGAAGCCGGGGTTGAAGACTTAACGTTATCGTCTTAG
- a CDS encoding DJ-1/PfpI/YhbO family deglycase/protease, which produces MVQMQSAAPIHVAILLENQFEDSEFQVPYTALLQATAQVKVIGTRMNDEYQGQGGNVSHKPDATTTEVRAQDFDALVIPGGSAPDRIRTNPQAIRLVTDAINLGRLVAVVCHGPQVLIEADLIRDRRVTGFRAIRKDIVNAGGQYLDQPVVMDGNLMTARRPSDLPVFTTMLLQELGLTIPGKPLPLITDQTYPWWELGELWQGSSKQDILNALNTAIVGERYTLAAFQKYKEQATNADFRILVQEVIATKHRHVELLEYRLRDFGETVTWQAIGSEPLVALQSWLQSSDDESLMRRALGDLQTGAVDALHLSTQLTDPQTAELINQISDNLQHHVEGLGELYRARWGGKAVKPPLPTTMAMG; this is translated from the coding sequence ATGGTTCAAATGCAAAGTGCTGCTCCGATTCATGTAGCTATTTTACTCGAAAATCAGTTTGAGGATTCAGAATTTCAAGTTCCTTACACGGCTTTACTGCAGGCAACAGCCCAGGTGAAGGTTATAGGCACCCGGATGAATGATGAATACCAAGGGCAGGGTGGCAATGTTTCTCATAAACCTGATGCCACCACTACTGAAGTCAGAGCACAAGATTTTGATGCTCTTGTAATCCCTGGTGGGAGCGCTCCTGATAGGATTCGCACTAATCCTCAAGCTATTCGCTTAGTGACGGACGCAATAAATCTAGGAAGACTTGTGGCTGTGGTCTGCCATGGCCCGCAAGTTTTAATTGAAGCAGATTTAATCCGGGATAGACGAGTCACTGGTTTTCGGGCCATTCGCAAAGACATTGTGAATGCGGGTGGGCAGTATCTTGATCAACCTGTCGTCATGGATGGCAATCTCATGACAGCTCGTCGTCCTAGCGATCTTCCTGTGTTCACTACGATGCTTCTGCAAGAGCTAGGATTAACCATTCCAGGAAAACCGCTGCCATTGATAACGGATCAGACCTATCCCTGGTGGGAATTAGGGGAACTGTGGCAAGGCTCTAGCAAGCAAGATATTTTGAATGCATTGAATACCGCAATTGTCGGTGAACGTTACACGCTTGCAGCCTTCCAAAAATACAAAGAACAAGCCACTAATGCTGACTTCCGAATTTTAGTACAAGAGGTGATTGCCACGAAGCACCGCCATGTGGAACTCTTGGAATATCGTTTAAGGGACTTCGGTGAAACAGTCACCTGGCAAGCCATAGGCAGCGAACCCTTAGTTGCATTGCAAAGCTGGCTCCAATCCAGTGATGACGAATCTTTAATGCGTAGAGCTTTGGGAGATTTACAAACAGGTGCAGTGGATGCGCTGCACCTGAGTACTCAACTGACCGATCCACAAACGGCTGAGCTAATAAATCAAATCAGCGATAATCTACAGCATCATGTTGAAGGCTTAGGGGAGCTTTACCGTGCTCGCTGGGGCGGTAAAGCAGTAAAGCCTCCCCTTCCAACCACAATGGCAATGGGCTAA
- a CDS encoding bacterioferritin, with product MKELDTQKTIELLNQIMEFELAGVVRYTHYSLMVTGPNRLPIVEFFQAQASESLLHAQESGEILTGLEGHPSQRIAPIEETNQHAVRDLLQESLNHEQKALVLYKQLLEVVSGARVYLEEFARTQIGQEERHNLVIKKMLRDFS from the coding sequence ATAAAAGAACTAGATACTCAAAAGACAATTGAATTGCTAAATCAGATTATGGAGTTTGAGCTAGCTGGGGTAGTTCGATATACACATTACAGTCTGATGGTTACTGGCCCAAACCGTTTACCCATTGTTGAATTTTTCCAAGCACAAGCCAGTGAATCTTTACTTCATGCCCAAGAATCAGGGGAGATTCTAACGGGTTTAGAAGGACATCCAAGCCAACGGATTGCACCTATCGAAGAAACAAATCAACATGCGGTTCGTGACCTGCTACAAGAAAGCCTCAATCATGAACAAAAAGCCTTGGTGCTATATAAACAGCTTCTAGAGGTCGTTTCTGGTGCCAGGGTCTATTTAGAAGAATTTGCTCGCACCCAAATTGGGCAAGAAGAAAGACACAACCTCGTCATCAAGAAAATGTTGCGTGACTTCAGTTGA